The Cinclus cinclus chromosome 5, bCinCin1.1, whole genome shotgun sequence genome segment TTATCACCTTTTGCCAGCTCTACACTGCCCTTTTCTCTTGAGTTTAATCCCATCCTCACTTCAGAGATTGTGTTCAGTAGAGTCATCTGAGAGGCCCTAGTGTGACTACACATTACAGCTGATGAGATACTGTTAGTTCAGTCTCCTTTGCAGGCGTAGCATTACATAAACTAAAAATACATGGATGTGGTTGCGCTCAACAAACGTTATATTTTAAACTACACTAAAGTTTTCAGCTATATTAGGCTATCCTAGTTTGTCTACATCCACCTGCAAACATTTTGCCTTAGCCTCTTATGCTCTCATGTATACAACAATGCTAACTGCATTTCTAATCTGTGTTTGAGACAAGTGAAATATACCACATGCCTGCTTTTACCAATCAGTCATAGTATTTCTAGTTATGAGCTGGTAATGCTTAAGTAATACAAGTCTCTCATCATGGAGAagaaagggttttgtttttaaactctAGTTCctgtattaattttcttcatagaattggctaaataaataatttatggTCTGTACTGTACTGGTTTTGAGCCTTCTGGTTTAAATTACATgaggtagaaaataaaatttaaataagatGTTACTCTTCtgattgttttttattttactattctgcgtgtttttatatattaaattattatttaggAAGCTGCTCTAGAAAAACTTTCAGGAATTCACATGATAGTTGCACATTGCAGGCTATGCAATGGCCTGAAGCCAGGTACCACAAGAAGTGACTTGAGGGGTGGAATCAATAGCCAACTGAAGTGCATCTGCACCAATGCACACAAGATGGGTGAAAACCAGGAGGAGCCAGGAGCCATGGTGCTGTGGGAAAACCATGACGTAGTCACCATCACAGCAAAGTGGTGGGGTGATTGTCATGGCTGGAGTGGTGCAGTGGATGGTTATAGTCATCAAAGAAGGGATATGCAAGGAAGGAGAGGTGGTGGGGTGACCCTCTACATTAGGGAGTATTTCAACTGTGTAGAGCACAAAGATAGTGATGATAATGCTGAGTGCCTGCACGTGAGGACCAGAGACGTGGCCAACAAGGCAGTCATCCTGAGAGGTGTCTCTTGTGGACCACCCTGCCAGGGTGAAGAGGCAGATGTTAGCAGTAGGGTGGTGTTTCATGATGGCTAGTGCCTGTTCTTGTGTGAGACTAACTTGCTGGATGTCTGTGTTCCCAAAAGTGTTTTACAACATTGTTTTGTTGCTCTTTGAAGAGCTAGGTGCTTTAGAGAGTTATCTTTGTGGTCCTGAAAACTGATCTCTGCTTCTGTTGCTTAATAGGGTTTTCAGCTTTATGCAACATCTAACCATAATAAGTCTCTCTTCAGTTCTTTGGCTTTGTGATTCTTAAAACCATAGGAGGTTCCAGACTTTTTGGTTTTATGCTGTGATTTGAGGAGCATATTTTTAATTCCTCTAAACCAGTATTATCTGAGAAGTAGCGAAATATCTGAGTGACCTTTAAGAATTCTGTATTGTGAAGTAATTTTTAGCTAgaacctttcctttccttttttccacctttgtTTGCCATGGCAACAAACTATAAGTGGTCTAAGGGAGACCATCCATCTTGTAAAATATTCTGGTTCTCTAGCATATTACAGTTGCTTCCACTGTCTTTATGTTTGGTTTCCTTGagtcaaaaaaatgttacatGTTTATTGATTGTAGCTTACGAAATTTATGTGAAATCTGTTGTAAAGAGTAGGAGAAAAGTGCCTCTGGCTAGATGGGATTGGTAGTCCCATCTGGCTAATACTGGCTAATTTTAGTTTAATAATAGTCCCATATTGCctaattttgtttggttgtaGGGTGTTCAGACTTTTTTAActctacatatatatatgtatgtatatagtataatatatatagtagtgtatatgtatatatacgTTACTGCTGAGGGGAAACTTTTGTGTTCTCCTGCCATGTGCATAAGATCAAACACCATAAAATTCTCTAAGAAGTAGGACATAATAGGAGCAGATTTGTAGAACATAATTGTTAACATTAAAGTCCTGATGTCTGCAATATTATGTATTTGAGCTAGCCATGATCTAGGCCCATGGACTGAATGGTGACTTCTGATTTAAAAGCTCATTTGATTTCATGCCTGGATCACACTTCTTCAAGTGTAAGTTCATCTGAAATAATTAAGTTTCCTTATTGTACTGTGGAGTATGAGTTACAGAGGACTGTCATGAAAAACAGGCTCCTTGTTCAAACTAAAACAGGAACACCGATGCACCCTGCATCTGTCACAATTTAACCTTGCAACCATTGATCTTTCGATGTAAATTGAAATTTATCCTGATTTTAAGTGCTGAAAGTCTGCAGTGTGTATGGCTGTGTCATCCAAGATGGTGACCACTGTATACAAACAAGGTTTACAATATAAAATTCCAACTAATGATACTCATAAGTGGATCTAGCTTCAAATGCCTCTAGcttaaagtgaaaaataagaCACTTTAATTGCTTGTTTATAATAGTTAAGATTTTTTAGCCACTAACAGTGTTTGACAAATTTGCTTAGAAATAGTAGTTTTGAAGTTGTGATGGGTTGCCTTAAAGTAAAACTTTCTGGTTTAACATATAAGCTGTGAGCAATAAGGTGACACTAAATTTTTTTACTGAGCTCACTATGGAATTGTCTCTGGCAACTTTATGTAATTAATTGCAGAATTATAAATTACTAGAGCTAAAAGAGTGTCCTTGGATCTATTTTTACAGAAAtctttggaaatgttttctgatGCTTGCAGGTGGCACTTCATATTTCATTATGAACCGGTTTGAAGACATATCAGATGGTGAAGTGGATCATGCCTTCTTTGACAGTGActttgaggaagagaaaaagaaagctgaagaaaatggtGAATATATAGAGAAAGGAAGTACGGAAGCAGCTCTTGTAAACACTGATTTGGTTTCTAATTCAAAGGATGAAAAGTGTTGTGAGGAGGAAAGTGAAGAAAAGCTGATAGATTTGCAAAACAATCAGTCCCTAGAAATTAGCAAAGGTCCTATTGAAGATGATTCATCTTTGACAGTTCCTCTAGTTTCAGAGAATGCAGGTACATCTGGAGCAACACCTGCAGCAAATAGAGCAACAGAAGAGCTTGTTCCTGCTGGAATTCCTAAAATAGTTAGAGAAGGTGAAGAAGATTACTATACAGATGAAGAAGATAGTAGTGATGATGGCAAAAAACAGAAGGTTAGACCAAAGTCAGCTAAGCAAccaaacaacataaaaaagGCTAGCAAAAAATATACTATcagctcctcctcttcttcctcctcctcctcgtcttcttcatcatcatcctcaAGCTCAGATACAGATTGTTCTGACACAGATTCTGATAGCTGTTTGTCAGATTCATCTCATCCTTCCCCAAAAAGGAATGCTGGTAGCAATGCTCTTCTGTctccaaaacaaaaattcaagTCAGCAATGAAAttagcagaaggaaaaccaaagcTTGGTGATGACCCGGAGGAATCTGAAGACACAGTGACTGACGTAACGCCTCTGTCAACTCCAGACATCAGTCCTATCCAATCTTTTGAATTTGTAGCATCAAATGATAAGAAACTAAAAGTAAAGAGACAGGAAAATGTGAACCAAGAATTATACGGTAATTTTGAGTATTTAAGTACAGCACTAAATGTGCAAAATATGTGGGGCTGGGAAATTCAATCttacatctgtatttttttcactaGATTCCGAGTTTGATCGCAGATATAGTCGAAAAGTCTTGCATGATGCCATGGACCTGAATCAGCTTCTGaaaggtgatttttaaattttctttttacaatgTACACCATCTGCCAGTTGTTGAGAACAGCTGTACTCTAATGGAAGAGAGTGGGGTTTTTATatgccatgttttttttttaaagtggttGCTGTTTAAGTGGTGTTGATCtaattcttttaattcttcTCTATGTTAATATTACTGATTCTGCAGTAGAGAAAAGAAGCATATGTTGGTTTGTCTATACCTAGAAGTGAGATACACAGGGTGAATCCAAAAAAGATTTGATATATTAATAAATTGGGAAATAAAACTGCACATGCATTTTGAGGTGTACTGGACTATGGGACAATTTAATATGTAATAAAACATCAACCTTTCTCTTGAAAGGCTGGATTATCAACCTTGAGAACTGAAAGGCAATACAATATTTCAATGCATTATAAATGGTATTCATATACTTAAACTTCTAGTGCCTTTTTGATAATcaaacagaagtattttaattttttttctgaactagGTGTCTGCCTTCTAAAATACCATGGGTTGAgtaaaggcatttttaaaagaaaaatagcagatAATCTTTACTAAAACTCGAGTGGTTACTTCTCCCTAATAGACTTTAAAAATCGTAATAATGAAGCCTAAGAATATTTGCAATTTCTTTCCCTGCATTCATTGCACATCTTCATTATGTGGAGTGAGAATTCCCTGGATGATCTTATGTGCATATTTTAAGGTCTACGTGGTGCTTTTGCATTTGTTGTCATGGCCCGGGcttttcagtattaaaatatGTGGAATAAAAAAGGCTTGACTCAAGAAATCTGCTGATTTCAGGTGAGAGAAGTCTCTTGCAGTTTAAATCTGGTACATTCTAAGCCAGGTTTGCTGTGTTGAAGTAAGCTGGCAAAACTAAaactgcatgtattttatttcttcactttcCACCTTGCCAGACCAAGCTTGTAGTGAATAAGGGTTTAGAATGTATTGTATACATGGTTTACCATGCCTGTAAGTAAAAAATGACTATTTTACTTGTATGGAAATTCTTCTGAAGTTAAGAAAAGCAATGCTAGCCATACAGAAAGGTAGAGCTTTTTCTCATCCCTGGCAGTCCTTGTGTTTCAGCCATTCTTTCATACTAGAAACAATTTCAACCATCATAACATGATGTCAGAAGAGGTGTTGCTAGGcaattgaaattatttcaattgTCTTATGTCCTTATTTGTTCCCTGTTAGCAAGAAGCTGTTAAATAACTGGTGTTTACCAATGGATTCATCTCATCCCTAAAACAAATGAGTATTATTGTTCAGAGTAGGTAGTCTCAGAGATGCATCTCTGTTGGGGAGAGgaacttttttttcaaaattgaaAACCATTTCTAAATAACAATAATAGAGTAATGAGGTAGAATTCATATGGTTTAGCAGCTAGTGTTCCTGATTAATGTGAATATTACTCCCAAGTGCCTCTCTAAATCAGCGAGCACAACATAGCTTAATTAGTTTGGGCATTCTGAAGTTTAAACGGAACAGAATTATTAATGATGGAAAGTAACTGGCCTGGGAAAATAGGAGCTAATCTTATTCGGAGTTATtgtttacagatttttttttttggtacacattagggagggaaaaaagtgCAAATAATTTTTCGCCACCTGCCAGTCTCCATTAAATGTTCATCAAAACTGCTTAGGCATAAACATTGCTTCAAGTGAGAACACTGCAAGCCCAGACCTGAGagtatgaaaaaatatttgaataatcatttgtttttaaagtataATATTCTTCCAGTACTTTATACTGATGAagcattttatttgaattttttgtcAAATATGCTTGTAATATAGCTGGACCTAAGCATTTACAGCAGTTACATAAGTTTAATTTCCCAAGGTCCCCAGACACTTGCAGAATTCCCATGTGATCTGTTACTGTGTTGTTTCTACAGGGCACAcagtaattaattttgtatGATTATTCACCTTACCAGTGCATACATTTGGGAAGACTGGAATATCTTGTATTATAAAAAGAActgcaagaataaaaaaaagaaagaaatttgttCAAAGAATAAGTTTTGGACTAGCACAAGAGTCTGATTATTAGAGGCAGCAAGGTGGTTCGTATATCTTCAAGCAGAATTAATTTGAAGCATTTAGAAAagtttgcatttaaatttaaaagaaattgtaaACGTTTTTCCTTTATATGtccttttcctatttttgttCATATTGAAAACTGTTCATTtgtcagcatttttaaaattttattagaCAAAAATTTATCGTGCCTTTACAATTCCTAAAGCTATGCTTGTTCttgataaaagcaaaattttccaTTATACATTTCTTACTAAAGTAAAATCTCACAAATAACATAGTTCCAGTTGGAAATCTCATAGTCTCCATGCTCTATATTGCACTTTGATTGTTTTTAGATGGGTAGTGCTGATAGCAGCTATGATTATAAATTTTCAGATAGAAATACAGTTTTTCACTTGTTTAATTATGTTATATAGATCATTGTGTGTAATTGTTTTGTGATTTGATGATGTTTCCACTTCACTATAAACCTTaaagatatttcagaaattaataactGAAAGCAATATTCTAAACCCATACTAATAAAAAATGTCAGAGTTATTTCCTCTGCTGTACTCTTGAGTAACTTGAACAGAAAAAGATAATTAAGTATGGCAATGCAAAGAAATACATTGTAAAAGATTGTTTTTGAAGGTAACTTAATAAATCACCATGTTAGAAActgggaataaaataaattagaaattttTCTGATGCTATTTTGCTTGATCCTGTGTCTCAGTTATTATTTAGATAAAG includes the following:
- the CFAP97 gene encoding cilia- and flagella-associated protein 97 → MLAGGTSYFIMNRFEDISDGEVDHAFFDSDFEEEKKKAEENGEYIEKGSTEAALVNTDLVSNSKDEKCCEEESEEKLIDLQNNQSLEISKGPIEDDSSLTVPLVSENAGTSGATPAANRATEELVPAGIPKIVREGEEDYYTDEEDSSDDGKKQKVRPKSAKQPNNIKKASKKYTISSSSSSSSSSSSSSSSSSSDTDCSDTDSDSCLSDSSHPSPKRNAGSNALLSPKQKFKSAMKLAEGKPKLGDDPEESEDTVTDVTPLSTPDISPIQSFEFVASNDKKLKVKRQENVNQELYDSEFDRRYSRKVLHDAMDLNQLLKAFLQLDKKEHKLTIDQPSKGIRKNYSFTNEEVRQIDRENQRLLKELSRQSARPRRSSTLKTAVTPARLYHSALNRQKEQQRIERENLAFLKRLEAVKPTAGMRRSEQLRDYHRQMSYLSSSPSVRRGKSPFSQLSPPRATSRPSTVQSTPNQRNEKLIPDSASGALERPKSTNVHAAWL